ACCCCGACGACCCGGCGCTGGCTTCGGCCCGCCAGGCCTCCTTCGCCGAGCTGGAGCGCAGTGCCCGGGGTGGGGAGACGTCGGAGGACGTGGTGGCCCTGACGGCCTGGAGCGCGGCTCACGGCCTGGCCACCCTGCTGCTGACCGGCAACCTCCAGGACGCCCGCTGGCAGGCCGTGGGGGCCACCCCCGCAGAGCTGGCCCGCAGCACCCTGGCCCGTCTCTTCGACCCGGCCGGCACCGACCCGACCACCAGCACGAGGAGCCCGAGATGACCGGCGCGCAGATGATCTCCAGCGGGGTGGTGGTCATGGTCGTGGTGACCATCGCCTACGGCGGCTCGTTCCTGCTCAAGGTCTCCACCGGCGGGGTGGCCACGAACGAGCTGCAGCGCCGCTTCTACCGCGCGGGCCACGGCCACGCCGGGATCCTGGTGATCCTGGGGCTGGTGGTGCGCCTGCTGCTGGTGCCCGAGCAGGTCCCGGGCTGGAGCCGTCAGCTGGCCGACGCCGTGCTGCTCGCGGCGATCGTGATGCCGGCCGGCTTCTTCCTCTCCGTCCTCGGCCGCGACCCCGAGCGACCGAACCGGCTCAGGGTGCTGATCGGGGTCGGTGGGGCGCTGCTGGTGGTCGGTCTGCTCGGGGGCGGGGCCGGTCTGGTCCTGGGTGGGCTCGCCACCCCCTGAGCCGCCCCGGGCTCAGTCGAAGAGCTCGCCCAGGAAGGACTTGCGACGGCGGCGGTGACCCTGCTGCCCGTAGTGGTGCGGGGAGTCCGGTGAGCCGGGGCTGCCCCAGCGCTGCTGCTGGTACGGCATCGCGGCCTGCGGCGGCGGGTATCCGCCGGGCTGGGCCGGGTACCCGGGCGGCGGCGGGGCCGAGGCCTGGGCGTAGTAGGAGCCCTCGGCCTCGCTCAGCCGCTCCAGCTCGCCTCGGTCCAGGAAGATCCCCTTGCACTGGCTGCACTGGTCGATGGTGATGCCGTTGCGCTCGTACTGACGCATCGGGGACTCGCACTTGGGACACCGCAGTTCCATGGCACGAGCCTACGCCCCGCCTCCCCAGGGGGTGGCTGTCGCTCGACGCACCGTGGTCCTCCGACGGTCCGCACCGTAGGGTTGTGACATGGGTCACGACCGAGCGGTGCCCATCGGGGTGGATCCCTCCCGTCTGGCGAGGGCGCTCCACGACGCCCACGACTCCTTCGTCAGCACGGGGGACGTGCACCCGGCACTCCGCTCGCTGGTGCTGGACTCCTGGCGCCGCAGCGTGGGTGACGGCGTGGACCCGGAGCACCAGCTGGCCCCCATCCGGCTCGACGACGCCGCCCTGGCCGACGTGCGTGCCGCGCACCCGCTCCGCACCGTGATGCCGGTGATCCGCCGGCTGCTGACCGACAGCGCCACCGACGCCGGGCTGATGGTCGCGGTCAGCGACGCGGTCGGGCAGCTGCTCTGGGTCGAGGGCGACCCCGTGCTGCGCGCCAGGGCCGAGGCCACCCACTTCGTGGCCGGGGCCGACTGGTCGGAGGGGGCGATCGGCACCAACGCCCCCGGGACGGCCCTGGCGCTGGGCGAGGCGGTGCAGATCTTCGGTCCCGAGCACCTCTCGCGCCCGGTCGCCTCCTGGAGCTGCTCGGCCTCCCCGATCCGCGACCCCGACACCGGTGCCGTGCTGGGGGTGCTCGACCTCTCCGGGGGTCCGGACGTGGTGTCGCTGTCCAGCGTGGGGCTGGTCCGGGCCACCGTCGCGGCGGTCGAGGCCCAGCTTCGGATCGAGCGGCTCACTCCCACCCGACCCCGCGCCCGGGCGTCCGGCTCCCGCTCCCGACCGCGGATCGACGTCCTCGGCACCCACGCCGCCGCCGTGCAGCACTGGGGGACCACCACCCGGCTGACCCTGCGCCACAGCGAGCTGGTGCTGCTCCTGGCGATGTCCGCCGACGGCCTCACCGCGGGGCAGCTCGCGGTGGCGCTGAGCGAGGACGAGCTCCCCGAGGTGACCATCCGGGCCGAGCTGTCCCGGCTCCGGACGGTGCTGACGCCGCTGGAGCTGCTGTCGCGGCCCTACCGGTTCGGCGAGGAGGTCGACACCGACGTGGTCCGGCTCCGCCGCCTGCTGGCTTCGGGGGCGCTGCGACGGGCGGTCGCCCTTTACCGCGGTCCGGTGCTGCCGATGTCCCAGGCCCCGGCGGTGGAGCAGCTGCGCGACGACCTGCACCTGCAGCTGCGGTCGGCCCTGCTGGGTGCTGACGACGCCGACGCCCTGCTCGCCTTCGCCGACACCCCCCACGGGCGGTACGACCTCGAGGTGTGGGAACGGGGGCTGGAGTGCCTGCCGGCCTCGTCGCCGCGTCGGTTCCAGGTGGAGGAGCACGTCCGTGC
The sequence above is a segment of the Auraticoccus monumenti genome. Coding sequences within it:
- a CDS encoding TFIIB-type zinc ribbon-containing protein, yielding MELRCPKCESPMRQYERNGITIDQCSQCKGIFLDRGELERLSEAEGSYYAQASAPPPPGYPAQPGGYPPPQAAMPYQQQRWGSPGSPDSPHHYGQQGHRRRRKSFLGELFD
- a CDS encoding sigma-54-dependent transcriptional regulator family protein; the protein is MGHDRAVPIGVDPSRLARALHDAHDSFVSTGDVHPALRSLVLDSWRRSVGDGVDPEHQLAPIRLDDAALADVRAAHPLRTVMPVIRRLLTDSATDAGLMVAVSDAVGQLLWVEGDPVLRARAEATHFVAGADWSEGAIGTNAPGTALALGEAVQIFGPEHLSRPVASWSCSASPIRDPDTGAVLGVLDLSGGPDVVSLSSVGLVRATVAAVEAQLRIERLTPTRPRARASGSRSRPRIDVLGTHAAAVQHWGTTTRLTLRHSELVLLLAMSADGLTAGQLAVALSEDELPEVTIRAELSRLRTVLTPLELLSRPYRFGEEVDTDVVRLRRLLASGALRRAVALYRGPVLPMSQAPAVEQLRDDLHLQLRSALLGADDADALLAFADTPHGRYDLEVWERGLECLPASSPRRFQVEEHVRALEVEHGL